TCTTCAGAAATGAGAAATAAAATGGGCGAGCAGGCATACAGACATCTGATGAAGAATTATTCAGAAGAAGCATTTAAAAGCCAATACCTTAACCTCATCGAAAACCTGAGTGATGAAAAGTAAACCGGCAATTGCAGTGATTGGTCTTAAAGGTTTACCGGCCTTTGGTGGAGCGGCAGCAGTGGGCGAAAATATTATCCGGCAATTGCACTATGACTATGATTTTACGGTTTACTCAGCAAGTTCTCACACAAACCTTCAAACTGGCAATTACGAAGGAATATGCACCCAGGTTGTTTTCAGGTCAATGGGGTATAAAAAATTAAATACCCTTATGTATTACCTGAAATCTTTGTTTCATGCCTTGCTTTCCGGAAACTATGATTTAGTTCATCTGCACCACCGCGATGCAGCGTTTATAGTTCCATTGCTACGCTTGCGCTACAAGGTTGTACTCACTACACATGGCATGATACTGACTGAGAAATGGGAAAAATATACATCGCTTTTTGAAATCCAGGACAAACTGTTTCTCAGATTTGTAAACCGGATTACCGCTGTTTCATTAAAAGATCTACGATTTTTACAAAAGGTGTTGCCTCGCAGAAAAGACATGGTTCACATACCAAATGGCGTTAACGGGATCAATAGGCTTAGCCCGAAATTACAACGGATCACTTTTGCAGCCGGGCGGATAGTACCAGCCAAAGGCTGCCACCTTTTT
This genomic interval from Bacteroidales bacterium contains the following:
- a CDS encoding glycosyltransferase family 4 protein; this encodes MKSKPAIAVIGLKGLPAFGGAAAVGENIIRQLHYDYDFTVYSASSHTNLQTGNYEGICTQVVFRSMGYKKLNTLMYYLKSLFHALLSGNYDLVHLHHRDAAFIVPLLRLRYKVVLTTHGMILTEKWEKYTSLFEIQDKLFLRFVNRITAVSLKDLRFLQKVLPRRKDMVHIPNGVNGINRLSPKLQRITFAAGRIVPAKGCHLFLEAMKNTNCDHEILIIGDYSQVSDYSQHLKVLSASVKNIRFTGLIKDKNQLFELIGHSEFFVYPSLIESMSMVMLEVASLGVPIICSRIPENLDVFNEDEVLYFEPGNILDLRNKIKFAFSYPDNMQERSEKAMHKLVNFYLWQDIAQKYSSVYNSIL